The following are encoded together in the Lathyrus oleraceus cultivar Zhongwan6 chromosome 3, CAAS_Psat_ZW6_1.0, whole genome shotgun sequence genome:
- the LOC127126844 gene encoding LEAF RUST 10 DISEASE-RESISTANCE LOCUS RECEPTOR-LIKE PROTEIN KINASE-like 2.1: MKPLFHSSSFCFFSLSLLMILIINIPTCLCEDDGYYKNCNTAFICGDNKQDLRYPFWGGTRESYCGGVADDINTMLTCEEKVSKITINNLKYRILDWDNTTQKLTVARDDYWSGNVCDVNTNIENSTFDNTQFQRYSDDVANVTLLYGCNVGAVSLLTPFYDIGCGGSEYVIYTIVYSASLSSFCTPTRKVVIPIFGTQAAQLGSGNGTLSEALKDGFELKWIGNYTECQSCVTYGGACGNDGGNQFRCFCNDGTHATSCHSPSVPSTTTSSKLNWRPIVIGAAGFVVIVFFIIIMIRCHLKRGIGRQQKSIFENKRELVEHNVDVYMQNYNLSMPRRYSYTEVKWITSSFREKLGQGGYGVVYKASLNDGRQVAVKLINESKGNGEEFVNEVASISRTSHMNIVSLLGFCYEGNKRALIYEFMPKGSLDRFIYKSEFPNAICDFDWNTLFQIAIGIARGLDYLHQGCNSRILHLDIKPQNVLLDEDFCPKISDFGLAKICQRKDSIVSKLGVRGTIGYMAPEIFSRAFGGVSYKSDVYSYGMLILEMIGGRKNYDTRGSCTSEMYFPDWIYKDLEQGNTSNTLLNSLTISEEENDMVRKITLVSLWCIQTNPSDRPPMNKVIEMLQGPLSSVPYPPKPVLFSPERPALPVECISSSDFNETSSITVSN; the protein is encoded by the exons ATGAAACCTCTGTTTCATTCATCTTCTTTTTGCTTTTTCTCTTTGTCACTTTTGATGATCTTGATCATAAATATTCCAACATGTCTGTGTGAGGATGATGGATATTACAAAAACTGTAACACGGCTTTTATCTGCggagacaacaaacaagacctCAGGTATCCGTTTTGGGGAGGAACCAGAGAAAGTTATTGTGGTGGTGTTGCTGATGATATTAATACGATGCTTACATGCGAAGAAAAAGTTTCAAAGATCACAATCAATAACCTTAAATACCGTATTCTTGATTGGGACAATACAACACAGAAACTCACTGTTGCTAGGGACGATTACTGGAGTGGTAATGTTTGTGATGTGAATACTAATATCGAGAACAGCACATTTGATAACACTCAATTTCAACGTTACAGTGATGATGTTGCTAACGTAACTCTCTTATATGGTTGCAATGTTGGAGCTGTAAGTTTACTGACTCCGTTTTATGATATTGGCTGTGGCGGAAGTGAATATGTTATCTACACCATTGTTTATTCTGCTTCATTGTCTTCCTTCTGCACTCCGACTCGTAAGGTCGTAATTCCGATTTTTGGAACTCAAGCTGCACAACTGGGATCTGGCAACGGAACACTGAGCGAGGCATTAAAAGATGGTTTTGAGTTGAAATGGATTGGAAATTACACGGAGTGCCAGAGTTGTGTTACTTATGGTGGAGCGTGTGGGAATGATGGAGGTAATCAATTCAGATGTTTCTGCAATGATGGAACTCATGCAACTTCATGCCATTCACCATCGGTCCCATCCACGACCACAA GTTCAAAACTTAACTGGAGGCCTATTGTGATAG GTGCTGCAGGATTTGTAGTAATAGTATTCTTTATAATTATTATGATTAGATGTCACCTTAAAAGGGGTATTGGTAGACAACAAAAGAGTATTTTCGAGAACAAAAGAGAGCTTGTTGAGCACAATGTGGACGTTTATATGCAAAATTATAATTTATCCATGCCAAGAAGATATAGTTATACAGAAGTAAAATGGATCACAAGCTCATTTCGGGAGAAATTAGGCCAAGGAGGATATGGTGTTGTGTACAAAGCAAGTTTAAACGATGGTCGTCAAGTGGCGGTGAAACTTATAAACGAATCAAAGGGAAATGGAGAAGAATTCGTAAACGAAGTTGCTAGCATTAGTAGAACATCACACATGAACATTGTGTCACTTTTAGGTTTTTGTTATGAAGGGAACAAAAGAGCACTAATATATGAGTTCATGCCCAAAGGTTCATTGGATAGGTTCATCTATAAAAGTGAATTTCCTAATGCTATTTGTGACTTTGATTGGAACACTCTATTCCAAATTGCAATAGGCATTGCTAGAGGACTAGATTACTTGCATCAAGGATGCAATTCAAGGATTTTACATCTTGATATCAAACCCCAAAACGTTCTTTTGGATGAAGATTTTTGTCCAAAAATATCTGATTTTGGTTTGGCTAAAATATGCCAAAGGAAGGATAGTATCGTGTCAAAACTAGGGGTAAGAGGAACTATAGGATATATGGCACCTGAAATATTCAGTAGAGCATTTGGTGGAGTTTCTTACAAGTCTGATGTGTACAGTTATGGCATGCTGATTCTTGAGATGATCGGAGGAAGAAAGAACTATGACACCAGAGGGTCATGTACTTCTGAAATGTACTTTCCTGATTGGATTTATAAAGATCTTGAGCAAGGTAATACCAGCAATACTCTTTTAAATAGTTTGACAATATCAGAGGAAGAAAATGATATGGTTAGAAAGATTACTTTGGTGAGTCTATGGTGCATTCAAACGAATCCATCAGACAGACCACCCATGAATAAAGTAATAGAAATGCTACAAGGACCACTTTCATCAGTGCCATATCCTCCAAAGCCGGTCTTGTTTTCTCCAGAAAGGCCAGCACTACCCGTAGAATGTATATCCTCATCCGATTTCAATGAAACAAGTTCGATTACGGTTTCAAATTAA